From a single Arachis hypogaea cultivar Tifrunner chromosome 3, arahy.Tifrunner.gnm2.J5K5, whole genome shotgun sequence genomic region:
- the LOC112790163 gene encoding leucine-rich repeat extensin-like protein 2: MLPNKACLLAFLLLLRSTIHLTAAIGVSVGVGGGFGVGVGIGNGNGNVGNGNTPSEPPSSKLESAYKALQAWKSAISDDPLKLLDSWVGPNVCSYKGVFCSPPQDDEISSLSTSTATANVVVAGIDLNHANLQGTLVKELSLLVDMSLLHLNSNRFSGTVPDTFKDLVSLEELDLSNNHLSGPFPIVTLYMPSLLYLDLRFNSFSGQLPDELFNRKLDAIFLNNNQFQGEIPQSLGNSPASVINLANNKLSGNIPTSFGLMGNKLKEVLFLNNQLTGCIPEGVGLFDELEVFDVSFNSLMGHLPDTISCLQDIEVLNLGHNKLSGELSDVICSLTSLVNLTVAYNFFSGLSQQCSRLFNIGFDFSGNCIPGRDMQRPQPECSVIPGGTLNCLRIPTPRPLVCASLPRIIFSNNMQSSSHHTSSSSYP, translated from the coding sequence ATGTTGCCAAACAAGGCCTGCCTTCTCgctttcctcctcctcctccggaGTACCATCCATTTAACCGCAGCCATTGGTGTCTCTGTTGGGGTTGGTGGTGGTTTTGGAGTAGGCGTGGGCATTGGCAATGGCAATGGCAATGTTGGCAATGGCAACACCCCTTCAGAGCCTCCCTCTTCAAAGTTGGAGAGTGCCTACAAAGCTCTGCAGGCATGGAAATCAGCCATCTCCGATGACCCTCTCAAGCTTCTAGATTCATGGGTTGGTCCTAATGTCTGCTCCTACAAAGGAGTGTTCTGTTCACCCCCTCAAGACGATGAAATCTCTTCTCTTTCAACATCTACTGCCACCGCCAACGTTGTAGTTGCAGGAATCGACCTCAACCATGCAAATCTCCAAGGAACTCTCGTCAAAGAACTCTCTTTACTGGTTGACATGTCTCTTCTTCACCTCAATAGTAACAGGTTCAGTGGCACAGTTCCCGACACATTCAAAGACCTCGTTTCTCTGGAAGAACTGGACCTCAGCAACAACCACCTCTCTGGTCCATTCCCCATTGTTACTCTCTACATGCCAAGCCTCCTTTACTTGGACCTCAGATTCAACTCATTCTCAGGTCAACTCCCTGATGAACTCTTCAACAGGAAGCTGGATGCCATATTCCTCAACAACAACCAATTCCAAGGTGAGATCCCTCAGAGCTTGGGAAATTCACCAGCATCGGTGATCAATCTGGCTAACAACAAGCTCAGTGGGAACATTCCAACAAGTTTTGGGCTCATGGGGAATAAGCTCAAAGAGGTTCTGTTCCTCAACAACCAGCTAACAGGTTGCATTCCTGAAGGGGTGGGTCTGTTTGATGAACTTGAAGTGTTTGATGTGAGCTTCAATTCACTCATGGGGCACTTGCCAGACACAATATCATGCTTGCAAGACATTGAGGTTCTCAATCTGGGACACAACAAGCTCTCAGGAGAGTTATCTGATGTGATCTGCTCCTTGACAAGTTTGGTGAACCTCACCGTTGCTTACAACTTCTTCTCTGGTTTGAGCCAGCAATGCAGCAGGCTTTTCAACATTGGCTTTGATTTCTCAGGAAACTGCATTCCTGGTAGAGACATGCAGAGACCTCAACCAGAGTGTTCTGTTATTCCAGGTGGCACGCTCAATTGCCTTAGAATCCCTACTCCAaggcctcttgtttgtgcttctTTGCCTCGAATCATCTTCTCCAATAATATGCAATCATCCTCACAccatacttcttcttcttcatatccTTGA